Proteins encoded within one genomic window of Candidatus Dependentiae bacterium:
- a CDS encoding glycosyltransferase, with protein sequence MCRNLLVFLSRVKFFLALACFTAVGAYDATIVGDALFADGLYRLSILALDMLKKDLAVNFIPTNSSINLQDIPLDVQALITHQNKTPAPICLTFSALWSKHNSILDTLPNSFIKLAYSMFEATTIPKEWVALLNTHFDGVVVPDASCLHIYKNSGVTKPIFTLPHPVYLDSFLEQPLRTTPNNPFVFGLSAAFDYRKNIELVVEAFGKAFGNNPQVKLRIHGRRGNKDAFNTIIKKYNLTNVEVIVASLSQEKYIEFMASLDCYILLSRGEGFSVTPREALALGIPCILSNNTAHTTLCATGLVYPVTSKKLCTVVYSDYNDHVSSMYDTDLAASSQAMRKVYTQYTAYKFKALKGREWVKNYSIDSLRPYYLSLLKPKKIIFGKYNKVTPQYLMTNSPALYDKYRKVQAGITR encoded by the coding sequence ATGTGCAGAAATCTCTTAGTTTTTTTAAGTAGAGTTAAGTTTTTTTTAGCCTTAGCCTGTTTTACTGCGGTAGGTGCTTATGATGCGACTATTGTAGGAGATGCCTTATTTGCCGATGGACTATATAGATTATCGATACTTGCTTTAGACATGTTAAAAAAAGATCTTGCAGTTAATTTTATACCTACTAATAGCAGTATTAATTTGCAAGATATACCTCTTGATGTACAAGCTCTGATTACTCATCAAAACAAAACGCCTGCACCCATATGCTTAACCTTTTCAGCCTTATGGTCAAAGCATAACTCTATTCTTGATACTTTACCAAACAGTTTTATAAAGCTTGCTTATTCGATGTTTGAGGCTACAACAATCCCTAAAGAGTGGGTAGCTCTGTTAAATACTCATTTTGACGGTGTAGTAGTACCTGACGCTTCTTGCTTGCATATATATAAAAACTCCGGAGTTACTAAGCCAATTTTTACTTTGCCGCATCCAGTATACTTAGATAGTTTTTTAGAGCAACCACTACGCACTACACCCAACAACCCTTTTGTTTTTGGGTTATCAGCTGCTTTTGATTACAGAAAAAATATAGAACTTGTTGTTGAAGCTTTTGGTAAAGCATTTGGCAATAACCCTCAAGTAAAACTACGTATACATGGTCGTCGTGGTAATAAAGATGCGTTTAACACGATTATTAAAAAATATAATCTTACTAACGTAGAAGTTATAGTCGCAAGTTTGAGCCAAGAGAAGTATATAGAATTTATGGCATCCCTTGATTGTTATATACTACTTTCACGCGGGGAAGGATTTTCGGTTACTCCACGTGAAGCACTTGCTTTAGGGATACCCTGCATACTTTCTAACAATACGGCTCATACAACCTTATGTGCTACTGGGTTGGTATACCCAGTAACCTCAAAAAAGCTATGTACGGTTGTGTATAGTGACTACAATGATCATGTATCATCGATGTACGATACCGACCTAGCAGCAAGCTCTCAAGCAATGCGTAAGGTATACACACAGTATACTGCGTATAAATTTAAAGCACTTAAAGGCAGAGAGTGGGTAAAAAACTATAGCATTGACAGCTTAAGGCCCTATTACCTTAGTTTACTAAAACCAAAAAAAATTATTTTTGGTAAATACAATAAAGTTACACCACAGTATCTTATGACTAATTCACCTGCGCTTTACGACAAATATCGCAAGGTACAAGCTGGTATAACACGTTAA
- the ftsY gene encoding signal recognition particle-docking protein FtsY has product MFGFIRKTLSSIYTQFTSKVRTLFTRSVVDQETLHELEKILISSDTGISTTRTIITNLKAQVANGSIAQGSDLHKALGEQLVALLKVRPYDYTADIYLLVGINGSGKTTFAGKLGFWLKGQHKKVLFIAGDTFRAAATEQLNSWGQKIGIPVVIGKEHQDPASVVFAGCEQFKTGDYSALIIDTAGRLQTKVNLMKELEKIKRSIEKQLPGKKIATLLTIDAMLGQNSFEQAKIFNESTHVDGLILTKMDGTGKGGIVFSIIQELQIPVAFISYGEQPEQLSLFNPEQYVTDLLSE; this is encoded by the coding sequence ATGTTTGGTTTTATCCGTAAAACATTAAGTTCTATTTATACACAATTTACCAGCAAAGTACGCACCTTATTTACCCGCTCTGTGGTAGATCAAGAAACACTGCACGAATTAGAAAAAATTTTAATTAGCTCAGACACCGGTATTTCAACTACGCGTACTATTATTACTAACTTAAAAGCACAAGTAGCCAACGGTTCTATAGCTCAAGGCAGCGATCTGCATAAAGCACTTGGTGAACAACTGGTAGCACTGTTAAAAGTACGTCCTTACGACTATACAGCTGATATTTATTTGTTAGTAGGTATAAATGGAAGCGGAAAAACAACCTTTGCTGGAAAATTAGGTTTTTGGCTTAAAGGTCAACATAAAAAAGTTCTTTTTATTGCCGGTGATACTTTTAGAGCTGCTGCAACGGAACAGCTCAACTCGTGGGGCCAAAAGATCGGTATTCCTGTGGTAATTGGCAAAGAGCATCAAGACCCTGCTTCTGTGGTATTTGCTGGATGTGAACAGTTTAAAACCGGTGATTACTCAGCTTTAATTATTGATACTGCTGGGCGGCTTCAAACTAAAGTTAACTTAATGAAAGAGCTTGAGAAAATTAAACGAAGCATAGAAAAGCAACTACCAGGCAAAAAAATAGCTACTCTACTTACTATAGATGCTATGCTTGGCCAAAACTCTTTTGAACAAGCTAAAATATTCAACGAAAGCACCCATGTTGATGGTCTTATACTTACCAAAATGGACGGCACAGGTAAAGGCGGCATAGTTTTTTCTATAATCCAAGAGCTCCAAATACCGGTAGCTTTTATCTCTTATGGTGAACAACCTGAGCAGCTTTCACTGTTCAACCCAGAACAATACGTTACTGATTTACTCAGTGAATAA